Proteins encoded together in one Microplitis mediator isolate UGA2020A chromosome 7, iyMicMedi2.1, whole genome shotgun sequence window:
- the LOC130671811 gene encoding SET and MYND domain-containing protein 4-like, giving the protein MDHLLREINALVIPDVLYQETGDENLIKKMIQHLIESKKLPRIKRESKNEETAKKKLEEGNKMISSAPLDKLIEIYNEAIAYALPSSELLARGFANRSAALTNGGMYKDSLKDIERAFEIGYPDNLKAKLYARKAKNLLALNPKMRSAVDDAITKANIWVEKMDDDNKKRVKKSLEQLRTDKSFKKPVKFWESSEFFPQTPNDNPKILRASGSIDIKNSEIFGRHIVATKDIKAGETLWVHRSYAFTLKSEYRYRHCWNCSRYTWSSVPCNQCSNVIYCNEECRDTAWQNHHDVECLAITAILAQFKFNVEKCLLWVRLLVRALKEFGTIETLYDKVNEIESTQDPILKLFTGDVYDDTKYASVYSLFRLKSNPIPTMGIERLIVEILFMLSGTTEIFGKKIDDPTELMNNKWTIFIGNLICRHIEIVQTNSFKIISNDCQGNSVTCGSYLAPLSDLCSHSCDYNIDFICSRDIEALIAVQPIKKGQQICITYGPHYQESPAAKRRQSIQMGFKFLCQCMACVNGWGPYYQFLPCVEQLPDKISHELIIISLKCATYIPIINLLTKRFSKDITPSKIIEMMSDLSAALNLLGGDRYPCNEMIKAKKALIRLIVCIRRYT; this is encoded by the exons aTGGATCACTTATTACGAGAGATAAATGCGCTGGTTATTCCCGATGTGTTATATCAAGAAACAGGTgatgaaaatttgattaaaaaaatgatacaacATTTaatagaaagtaaaaaattgccACGCATAAAGCGTGAGTCCAAAAATGAAGAaaccgctaaaaaaaaattagaagaagGAAATAAGATGATATCGAGTGCACCGCTAGATAAActgatagaaatttataatgagGCGATAGCCTACGCACTCCCTAGTTCAGAATTATTAGCACGTGGATTTGCAAATCGCTCGGCAGCACTAACAAATGGGGGTATGTATAAAGATTCTTTGAAGGATATAGAAAGAGCATTTGAAATCGGGTATCCAGATAATTTAAAGGCTAAATTATATGCTCGCAAAGCAAAGAACTTATTAGCATTGAATCCAAAAATGCGCTCTGCAGTTGATGATGCCATTACCAAAGCAAACATTTGGGTAGAAAAAATGGATGATGATAACAagaaaagagtaaaaaaaagtttagagcAACTGAGGACAgataaatcttttaaaaaacctGTTAAATTTTGGGAAAGTAGTGAATTTTTTCCTCAAACACCAAATGATAATCCGAAAATATTGAGAGCTTCAGGTtctattgatataaaaaattctgaaatctTTGGCCGTCATATTGTAGCCACCAAAGATATTAAGGCAGGTGAAACTCTCTGGGTTCACAGATCTTATGCATTTACACTAAAGTCTGAATACAGATATCGACATTGCTGGAATTGTTCGAGATATACTTGGAGTAGCGTTCCTTGTAATCAGTGTTCAAACGTTATCTACTGCAACGAAGAATGTCGTGACACTGCTTGGCAGAACCACCACGATGTCGAATGCCTAGCGATCACAGCAATTTTagctcaatttaaatttaatgtagaAAAATGTTTGCTTTGGGTGAGATTATTAGTAAGAGCTTTGAAAGAATTTGGAACGATTGAAACATTGTATGATAAAGTTAACGAGATTGAGTCCACACAAG ACCcaattttgaaacttttcaCTGGAGATGTATACGATGATACAAAATATGCTAGTGTTTATTCCTTATTTCGATTAAAATCAAATCCAATACCCACAATGGGTATAGAACGTTTAATCGTTGAAATTCTATTCATGTTGAGTGGAACTACTGAAATAttcggtaaaaaaattgatgatccAACTGAGTTAATGAACAACAAATGGACAATTTTCATTGGAAATTTGATATGTAGACACATTGAAATAGTTCAAACAAATTCGTTCAAA ATAATCTCAAATGATTGTCAAGGAAACTCCGTAACATGTGGCTCGTATTTGGCACCACTTTCGGATCTATGCAGCCATAGTTGTGACTATAACATTGACTTCATATGTTCAAGAGACATTGAAGCTCTGATTGCAGTTCAGCCAATCAAAAAAGGTCAACAAATATGTATCACCTATGGACCTCATTATCAGGAATCACCGGCTGCTAAAAGAAGACAATCGATACAAATgggtttcaaatttttgtgtcaatgCATGGCTTGCGTTAATGGCTGGGGTCCATATTATCAATTTCTACCATGTGTg gaACAGCTACCGGACAAAATCAGCCATGAGCTAATTATAATTTCGTTGAAATGTGCCACCTATATtcctataataaatttacttacgAAACGTTTCTCTAAAGATATTACACcaagtaaaattattgaaatgatGTCTGATTTATCAGCAGCGCTCAATCTATTAGGTGGTGACAGATACCCTTGCAACGAAATGATAAAAGCCAAAAAAGCATTAATCCGCTTAATTGTCTGCATTAGAAGATAtacatga
- the LOC130671760 gene encoding SET and MYND domain-containing protein 4-like, with protein MDHFFRLMNEAILDYISQGTSDENLIENTMNRLIENEIFLNIKRESKNEETAKNKLEEGNKMISSAPLDKLIEIYSEAIAYALHDSELLARGFANRSAALTNGGMYEDSLKDIERAFEIGYPDNLKAKLYARKAKNLLALNSMMRSEVDDAITQAKIWAEKMDDDNKKIVKKSLEQLKTDKSFKKPFKFWKSSEFLPKTPDDNPKILRASGSIDIKKSKTFGRHIVATKDIKAGETLWVHRSYAFSLKSECRYRYCWNCARYTLSSVPCNQCSNVIYCNEKCRDIAWHEHHDVECPAITAVLAINIDNEEKCLLEVRLLVKALKEFGTVNALHEKIKEIDLIENPILKLFTGNVYDDTKYASVYSLFRLKSNPVLTEGLAFKIVGILFLLVRTTEILGKRYDDPTELMNNKWAVFIGNLMFRHMEIIQTNSIDMFSNNRQGSNIKCGSFLAPLEDLCSHSCDRNTYPLSTGDINATIAVQPIKKGQQIYLTYGPYFQELPAFQRKQFILMFFKFWCQCTACINDWGPNYRHVSCVDQLPEKTTYEFIKILRKCNTHIPIIKLLMKRSTKDITSSKIIEIISDLSKMLNTIGSDRYPCKEIVETKLALFEIFNCIAGYI; from the exons ATGGATCATTTCTTTCGATTAATGAATGAAGCGATTTTGGACTATATCTCACAAGGAACGAGTGATGaaaatttgattgaaaatacaatGAACCGTCTAatagaaaatgaaatatttctaAACATAAAACgtgaatcaaaaaatgaagaaacCGCCAAAAACAAGTTAGAAGAAGGGAATAAGATGATCTCAAGTGCACCGCTAGacaaattgatagaaatttataGTGAGGCGATAGCTTATGCACTACATGATTCAGAATTATTAGCACGTGGATTTGCAAATCGCTCGGCAGCACTAACAAATGGGGGTATGTATGAAGATTCTTTAAAGGATATTGAGAGAGCATTTGAAATCGGGTATCCAGATAATTTAAAGGCTAAATTATATGCTCGCAAAGCAAAGAATTTGTTAGCTTTAAATTCAATGATGCGCTCTGAAGTTGATGACGCCATTACCCAAGCAAAGATTTGGGCCGAAAAAATGGACGatgacaacaaaaaaatagtaaaaaaaagtttagagcAACTGAAGACAgataaatcttttaaaaaaccttttaaattttggaaaagtAGTGAATTTTTACCTAAAACACCTGATGATAATCCGAAAATATTGAGAGCTTCAGGTTCtattgacataaaaaaatctaaaacatTTGGCCGTCATATTGTAGCTACTAAAGATATTAAGGCCGGTGAAACTCTCTGGGTCCACAGATCTTATGCATTTTCACTCAAATCTGAGTGCAGATATCGATATTGCTGGAATTGTGCGAGATATACTTTAAGTAGCGTTCCTTGTAATCAGTGTTCAAACGTTATTTACTGTAATGAAAAATGTCGAGATATCGCATGGCACGAGCATCATGATGTTGAATGTCCAGCAATTACTGCAGTTTTagctattaatattgataatgaagaaaaatgtTTGCTTGAGGTGAGATTATTAGTAAAAGCTTTGAAAGAATTTGGAACAGTCAACGCATTGCACGAAAAAATCAAAGAGATTGATTTAATAGAGA acCCGATTTTAAAACTGTTCACTGGAAACGTATACGACGATACAAAATATGCGAGCGTTTATTCATTATTTCGATTAAAATCGAATCCAGTACTTACAGAAGGCCTAGCATTCAAAATCGTTGGAATACTATTCCTGTTAGTTAGAACTACTGAAATACTTGGGAAGAGATATGATGATCCAACTGAGTTGATGAACAACAAGTGGGCAGTTTTCATTGGGAACTTGATGTTTAGGCACATGGAAATAATTCAGACGAATTCAATCGAC ATGTTCTCAAATAATCGTCAAGGAAGTAATATTAAATGTGGTTCCTTTTTGGCACCACTCGAAGATTTATGTAGCCATAGTTGTGATCGCAACACCTACCCATTATCTACAGGTGATATCAATGCTACAATTGCAGTTCAGCCAATCAAAAAGGGTCAACAAATATATCTCACCTATGGGCCATATTTTCAAGAATTACCGGCTTTTCAAAGAAAACAGTTTATactaatgttttttaaattttggtgTCAATGCACGGCTTGCATTAATGACTGGGGCCCAAATTATCGCCACGTATCTTGTGTG gaTCAACTACCGGAAAAAACCACTTACgagttcattaaaattttaaggaaGTGTAACACACAtattcctataataaaattacttatgaAGCGTTCTACTAAAGATATTACTTCgagtaaaattattgaaataatatctGATTTATCGAAAATGCTTAATACTATCGGCAGTGATAGATACCCCTGTAAGGAAATAGTAGAAACAAAGCTTGCACTATTCGAAATATTCAACTGTATCGCAGggtatatataa
- the LOC130671160 gene encoding SET and MYND domain-containing protein 4-like, whose amino-acid sequence MDHYSRFIDKAILDYNSQGTSDKNLIKNTMHRMIEKKIFRTIKRESKNEETAKKKLEEGNKMISSAPLEKLIEIYSEVIAYALPGSELLARGFANRSAALTNGGMYEDSLKDIERAFEIEYPDNLKAKLYARKAKNLLALNSMMRSEVDDAITQANIWVEKMDDDNKKRVKKSLEQMKTDKSFKKPVKFWESSEFFPKTPDDNPKILRASGSIDIKNSETFGRHIVATKDIKAGETLWVHRSYAFILKSEYRYRHCWNCARYTLSSVPCSQCSNVIYCNEKCRDIAWHEHHDVECPVITAVLALKICDEEKCFLWVRLLVKALKEFGTVTALYKKIKEINFIEDPISKLFTGNVYDDTKYASVYSLFRSKSNPVLTEVIAFKIVGIVFLLSGTTEILGKRFDDPTELMNNKWAIFIGNLLFRHMEITQKNSIDMMSNNRQGNSIKCGLFLAPFQDLCSHSCDHSAHPLSTGDINAMIAVQPIKKGQQIYISYGPHYRKLPAVQRKQLIRMNFKFWCQCTACINDWGPNHRHLSCVDQLPEKTTYELIKILWKCNMHIPIMKLLKERSTKNITSSKIIEIISDFSKMLNTIGSDRYPCEDMEKGKYVLFDVFDCISGYI is encoded by the exons ATGGATCATTACTCTCGATTTATCGATAAAGCGATTTTGGACTATAACTCACAAGGAacaagtgataaaaatttaattaaaaatacgatGCACCGTATGatagaaaagaaaatatttcgaaCCATAAAACgtgaatcaaaaaatgaagaaaccgccaaaaaaaagttagaagAAGGTAATAAGATGATATCAAGTGCACCGCTAGAAAAATTGATCGAAATTTATAGTGAGGTGATAGCCTACGCACTACCAGGTTCAGAATTATTAGCACGTGGATTTGCAAATCGCTCGGCAGCACTAACGAATGGGGGTATGTATGAAGATTCTTTGAAGGATATAGAAAGAGCATTTGAAATCGAGTATCCAGATAATTTAAAGGCTAAATTATATGCTCGCAAAGCAAAGAATTTGTTAGCTTTGAATTCAATGATGCGCTCTGAAGTTGATGATGCCATTACCCAAGCAAACATCTGGGTAGAAAAAATGGATGatgataacaaaaaaagagtaaaaaaaagtttagagcAAATGAAGACAgataaatcttttaaaaaacctGTTAAATTTTGGGAAAGTAGTGAATTTTTCCCTAAAACACCAGATGATAATCCGAAAATATTGAGAGCTTCAGGTTCTATTGacataaaaaattctgaaacaTTTGGCCGTCATATTGTAGCTACCAAAGATATTAAGGCAGGGGAAACTCTCTGGGTCCACAGATCTTATGCATTTATACTCAAGTCTGAATACAGATATCGTCATTGTTGGAATTGTGCGAGATATACCTTGAGTAGCGTTCCTTGTAGTCAGTGTTCGAATGTTATTTACTGTAATGAAAAGTGTCGAGATATTGCGTGGCACGAGCATCATGATGTTGAATGTCCAGTAATTACTGCAGTTTTAGctcttaaaatttgtgatgAAGAAAAATGTTTCCTTTGGGTGAGATTATTAGTAAAAGCTTTGAAGGAATTTGGAACAGTTACTgcattgtataaaaaaatcaaagagaTTAATTTTATAGAGG atCCGATTTCAAAATTGTTCACTGGAAACGTATACGATGATACAAAATATGCGAGCGTTTATTCACTATTTCGATCAAAATCAAATCCAGTACTTACAGAAGTCATTGCATTCAAAATTGTTGGAATAGTATTTCTGTTAAGTGGAACTACTGAAATACTTGGGAAAAGATTTGATGATCCAACTGAGTTGATGAACAACAAATGGGCAATTTTCATTGGAAACTTGTTGTTTAGGCACATGGAAATAACTCAGAAGAATTCAATCGAC ATGATGTCAAATAATCGTCAAGGAAATAGTATAAAATGTGGCTTGTTTTTGGCACCATTCCAAGATTTATGTAGCCATAGTTGTGATCACAGCGCCCACCCATTATCTACAGGAGATATCAATGCAATGATTGCAGTTCAGCCAATCAAAAAAGGTCAACAAATATATATCAGCTATGGACCTCATTATCGAAAGTTACCGGCTGTTCAAAGAAAACAGCTTATACGaatgaatttcaaattttggtgTCAATGCACGGCTTGCATTAATGACTGGGGTCCAAATCATCGCCACTTATCTTGTGTG gaTCAACTACCGGAAAAAACCACTTAcgaattgattaaaattttatggaagTGTAACATGCACATTCCTATAATGAAATTACTTAAAGAGCGttctactaaaaatattacttcaagtaaaattattgaaataatatctGATTTCTCAAAAATGCTTAATACTATCGGCAGTGATAGATACCCGTGTGAAGATATGGAGAAAGGAAAGTATGTATTGTTCGATGTATTCGACTGTATCTCAGggtatatatga
- the LOC130671810 gene encoding SET and MYND domain-containing protein 4-like, which translates to MDWDNLSYQLIPIVNEVISATIFPETHDEGFFKKVMKSLIRNDTLPSIKRESKNEETAREKLEEGNKILSSASLEKLIEIYSEAIAYALPGSELLACGFANRSAALTNGGMYEDSLKDIERAFEIGYPDNLKAILYARKAKNLLALNPKMRSEVDDAITQAKIWAEKMDDDKKKRVKNSLDQLETKKSYKKLVKFWESSEFFPQTPGDNPKILRASGSIGIENSAIFGRHIVATKDIKAGETLWVHRYYAFILNSEYRYRCCWNCSRYTWSSVPCNQCSNVVYCNEECRDTAWQNHHDIECPAITAILAHFRFHEYLDSCLLSVRLLVKALKEFGTVNALCEKVNEIDLIEDSILKLFTGDVYDDTKYASVYSLFRLKSNPKETADIELAIATILFLLSGTTEILGKKFDDPTELMNNQWAIFIGNLMFKHMDIIITNSIKISMNRQGNVLKCGLFLPALLSLCSHSCDHNMYSLSTGDISTEIAVQPINKGEQIFITYGRNYREAAVLERRQSIQMDFKFLCHCPACANGWGPYYQPPCVEQLREKTKHEFNMILKKCSTHFPIINRIADYPAEDISSGKVIEMIADLSAMLNLLGGNRYPCQEMVAAKVGLFNLITYIRGYIK; encoded by the exons ATGGATTGGGATAACTTAAGTTATCAATTGATACCAATAGTGAATGAAGTAATTTCTGCCACCATCTTTCCAGAAACGCACGATGaaggtttttttaaaaaagtgatgAAAAGTTTAATAAGAAACGACACGTTACCAAGCATAAAACgtgaatcaaaaaatgaagaaacTGCTAGAGAAAAACTAGAAGAgggaaataaaatactttcaaGTGCATCGctagaaaaattgattgaaatttatagtGAGGCGATAGCCTACGCACTACCTGGCTCAGAATTATTAGCATGTGGATTTGCAAATCGCTCGGCAGCACTAACAAATGGGGGTATGTATGAAGATTCTTTGAAGGATATAGAGAGAGCATTTGAAATCGGTTATCCAGATAATTTAAAGGCTATATTATATGCTCGCAAAGCAAAAAATTTGCTAGCTCTTAATCCAAAAATGCGTTCTGAAGTTGATGATGCCATTACCCAAGCAAAGATTTGGGCCGAGAAAATGGAcgatgataagaaaaaaagagTGAAAAACAGCTTAGATCAACTGGAgacaaaaaaatcttataaaaaacTTGTTAAATTTTGGGAAAGTAGTGAATTTTTCCCTCAAACACCAGGTGATAATCCGAAAATATTGAGAGCTTCAGGTTCTATTGGCATAGAAAATTCTGCGATATTTGGCCGTCATATTGTAGCTACCAAAGATATTAAGGCAGGTGAAACTCTCTGGGTACACAGATATTATGCATTTATACTGAATTCTGAGTACAGATATCGATGTTGCTGGAATTGTTCGAGATATACTTGGAGTAGCGTTCCTTGTAATCAATGTTCAAACGTTGTTTACTGTAATGAAGAATGTCGTGATACTGCTTGGCAAAACCACCACGACATCGAATGTCCAGCAATTACGGCAATTTTAGCTCATTTTCGATTTCATGAGTATTTAGACTCATGTTTACTTAGCGTGAGATTACTAGTAAAAGCTTTAAAAGAATTTGGAACAGTCAACGCATTGTGTGAAAAAGTCAACGAGATTGATTTAATAGAgg actcaattttgaaacttttcaCTGGAGATGTATACGATGATACAAAATATGCTAGTGTTTATTCCTTATTCCGATTAAAATCAAATCCAAAGGAAACTGCGGATATAGAACTTGCAATCGCAACAATACTATTTTTGTTAAGTGGAACTACTGAAATACTtgggaaaaaatttgatgatccAACGGAGTTGATGAATAACCAATGGGCAATTTTCATTGGGAACTTAATGTTTAAGCACATGGATATAATTATTACGAATTCAATCAaa ATATCAATGAATCGTCAAGGAAATGTTTTAAAATGTGGTTTATTTTTGCCAGCACTTTTGTCTTTATGTAGTCATAGTTGTGACCATAATATGTACTCACTATCTACAGGAGATATAAGTACTGAGATTGCAGTTCAGCCAATCAATAAAGGTgaacaaatatttatcacCTACGGTCGTAATTATCGAGAAGCCGCGGTTTTAGAAAGAAGACAATCGATACAAAtggatttcaaatttttatgtcaTTGTCCGGCTTGCGCCAATGGCTGGGGTCCATATTATCAACCTCCATGtgtg gaACAACTACGGGAAAAAACTAAACATGAGTTCAATATGATTTTAAAGAAGTGCAGCACCCATTTTCCTATAATAAATCGAATTGCAGATTATCCCGCTGAAGATATCTCTTCAGGTAAAGTTATTGAAATGATTGCTGATTTATCAGCAATGCTTAATCTTTTAGGCGGCAACAGATACCCTTGTCAAGAAATGGTAGCAGCAAAAGTTGGattattcaacttaatcaCTTACATTAGAggatatattaaataa
- the LOC130671759 gene encoding SET and MYND domain-containing protein 4-like yields the protein MDGKKLAREIESFNFREPKDVRYDENLIEDVILKIIKKGGEIPIKHESKNKEIATQKIDLGNKVVSIAPLNELIEIYSEAIAYALPGSELLARGFANRSAALTNGCMYEDSLKDIERAFEIGYPDNLKAKLYARKAKNLLALNPKMSSEVDDSITQANIWVEKMDEDNKKKVKNSLDKLKMKSFKEPVKKWDDSLFLPKMTNDNPKILRASSTIDIQQSEKFGRHIVATKNIKAGEAIMTHKAYSAVLMNKYWHTYCWNCLKFTWSCVPCSQCANVVYCNEKCRDDAWQEHHDIECPVINALVAIDEEMIEISLMSLRILVKAIKEFGTVEALFNKVQEIDQIDDSIKKCFTQGVFDDTKYASVYALLRINLEVSKLILYTSKAIKILFILAATTDIFNKKIVEISELENINFGIFIGKLLFQHMEIATTNAIVIMPNDNKRNIVSVGSVLLPLLSLSSHSCNCNVYHYASGNINAVIAVQPIKKGEQICISYGPYYRDEPTSQRREILMEKNHFWCECVPCNNNWNPQYRPPSCLTQPVARKNMSKLPENMKKYDKYPPIVKSYQVSTRDKSPHDILKTISGLVELLNTYGNYVDYCAEIEHAQNLLYNIYTWLSGY from the exons ATGGATGGAAAAAAACTAGCTCGCGAAATAGAATCATTCAATTTCAGAGAACCTAAAGATGTCAGATACGATGAGAATCTTATTGAAGAcgttattctaaaaataataaaaaaaggagGAGAGATTCCTATTAAACATGAGTCAAAAAATAAGGAGATTGCAACGCAAAAAATAGATTTAGGAAATAAGGTGGTATCAATCGCACCTTTGAATGAACTGATAGAAATTTATAGTGAGGCGATAGCCTATGCACTACCAGGTTCAGAATTGTTAGCGCGTGGATTTGCAAATCGCTCGGCAGCACTAACAAATGGGTGTATGTATGAAGATTCTTTGAAGGATATTGAGAGAGCATTTGAAATCGGGTATCCagataatttaaaagctaAGTTATATGCTCGCAAAGCAAAAAATTTGCTAGCTCTCAATCCAAAAATGAGTTCTGAAGTTGATGACTCCATTACCCAAGCAAACATTTGGGTAGAAAAAATGGATgaggataataaaaaaaaagtgaaaaacaGCTTAGATAAACTGAAGATGAAATCTTTCAAAGAACCTGTTAAAAAATGGGatgatagtttatttttgcCTAAAATGACCAATGATAATCCTAAAATATTGAGAGCTTCAAGCACTATTGACATCCAGCAGTCTGAGAAATTTGGTCGACATATTGtagctacaaaaaatattaaagcagGTGAAGCTATTATGACACACAAGGCTTATTCAGCGGTACTAATGAATAAATACTGGCACACATACTGCTggaattgtttaaaatttacttgGAGTTGCGTTCCTTGCAGTCAATGCGCCAATGTCGTTTACTGTAACGAAAAATGCCGCGATGACGCCTGGCAGGAGCATCACGATATCGAGTGTCCTGTTATCAATGCACTTGTAGCTATTGATGAAGAGATGATCGAAATAAGTCTTATGAGTCTGCGAATACTTGTAAAAGCTATTAAAGAATTCGGAACAGTAGAAGCATTATTCAATAAAGTTCAAGAAATTGATCAAATTGacg attcaattaaaaaatgtttcactCAGGGAGTGTTTGATGATACCAAATATGCAAGTGTATACGCATTATTACGAATAAATTTAGAAGTATCGAAATTAATATTGTATACTTCTAAAGCTATCaagatactttttattttggcTGCAACAACTgatatattcaataaaaaaattgtcgagATCAGTGAGTTAGAAAACatcaattttggaattttcatCGGAAAATTACTGTTTCAACACATGGAAATTGCTACAACTAATGCCATTGTg aTAATGccaaatgataataaaagaaatatagTAAGTGTCGGCAGCGTTTTATTGCCGCTTTTAAGTTTATCTAGCCACAGCTGTAATTGCAATGTTTATCACTATGCTTCCGGAAACATTAATGCAGTTATTGCAGTTCAACCGATAAAAAAAGGTGAACAGATTTGTATCAGCTACGGACCGTATTATCGAGATGAACCAACTTCTCAAAGACGAGAGAttttgatggaaaaaaatcatttttggtGTGAATGCGTCccttgtaataataattggaACCCACAGTATCGTCCACCGTCTtgtttg ACTCAGCCCGTGGcgagaaaaaatatgagtaaaTTACCCGAAAATATGAagaaatatgacaaatatccACCAATAGTTAAATCATATCAAGTATCAACTCGAGACAAATCTCCAcacgatattttaaaaacaatatccGGATTAGTGGAATTGCTCAATACTTATGGCAATTATGTTGATTATTGTGCTGAAATAGAACAtgcacaaaatttattatataatatttacacgTGGTTATCTGGAtactaa